From the Sebastes fasciatus isolate fSebFas1 chromosome 9, fSebFas1.pri, whole genome shotgun sequence genome, the window agTAATTGTTTAGACTGGAGAATTTCACGATTAACAGTGTCAATAGTACAACTCTCAATAAGCATAGGTAACTTTAGGGGTAACTTTTCTATAACATAATACATCTCATTAATGCAAATTGTTGCAGTTATTGATCTACTTAATTCCTGGTTTTCTTACTTGTACGCCGATTTTGATCGCCATGCTTCACATTCATATGTCAAAAACAGAAGTGAAAGGAACAACTCATGATCCCTATGTAAACAAACCTGTGGTCCCACCGTTAAAATTCAAAGCACAGGATGGCAAGCTGCTATCACTCCCAAAAGAACTGACAGGTTTTGTTTAATACAGGCACTAACAAAAGGCAACAACTGCTGTAAACACAACCGTAAAATAGAGCTATGATTTGATTATGATCAGCTGAGAaacaaacatctttttttcattGTATAACTTTTCAATAACATGTGTAACTATGTCAGATTAATATGGTCAAAAATGTACTGACTGGGCAACACCTGTCACTGAGACAGTTGTGCATTTCCTGTAGTAGTCTGTGTGTTTTAACTTAAAGGAGaagttcaacattttaggaaataatgACAGTAATGACAGTTTCTTTGTGACAGGGACTGTAGTTGAAGATGAAGCCCCAGCAGCACCTCACGGGAGCggtcctctctctgctgcagctcgTCTCTACGTGTACGCACTGCACGGCTGCCTCTGTGAGGTGGCCTTCACCGCTGTGTGGGACTGGTGCAGCACCCAGGACAGGAGGCTGGAAGGTCACAGCAGCCTGTGGGCGCTGCCTATGTACGCCACCGCCATCTACCTCATGGAGATCCTGGGAGCCCGGCTGATGGCTGAGCGTCTCCCGCTGCCGGTGCGTCTGACGGCCTACACCGCGTTCATCTACCTCTGGGAGTTCAGCTGGGGGGCGGGGCTGAGGCTGCTGGGGGCCTGTCCCTGGGACTACTCAGGATATAGGTACAACCTGGGAGGACTGGTGACTCTGGAGTATGCGCTGCCCTGGACTGTGGCAGCTTTTATAGCTGAGCAGCATGTGATCAGGAACACTTTGAGGATCAGACTGCACAACTGAACTGAATCTGGAAAACTGTGCTTCCAAATGCAACGACAAAGAATATATGGACATTGTTTTAGGAACAACACCATGTTATTGTgagtgtttgacattttgatgttaaagggatagttcatgtgttttgaagtggggttgtatgaggtacttctccatagtcagtgtattacctacagtagatgacggtcggcacgcccccagtttggagaagcagacaggagttgccgcttggaagcaaagcaatatagCCTAATGCTGTGGACgagccggcagcaaaacatattttagccacctaaaagaaaggcccaacttgaaaaatcaatatcagtttaagtgtacgctatatttagaatattttcactgctttaacttgtcatcagacagccctttccgacgatGAACTGAAGCCACTGTattcatctatgctctcgccaaatcaaccagactccattgaaaaaacctgtaattttacctcgcagaacagggcggttgctggtctaccactgcctcgatcggttagtttgtttgtgttattgtgtgactttggtgagaCCAGCGACCCCTGTGTTCTGCCAAGTAAAATTACTGTCTTTtgcaatggagtctggttgctttggcgagagcatttataactgcttcagttccctgtcggagacatagactgtatagctgtctcacagcaaggtaaaccggtgaaaatattctaaatatagcatacacttaaactgataacGATtgttttaggtgggccttttttttcccacagcagtacattgctttgcttccgtgcggtaactcctgtctgcttctccaagctgggggcatgccgacatgccgtcatctactgtaggtaataacCTGGCTATGGATAATTTCCTCATAAaaccccatttcaaaacacccaaactatccctttaagaagtTGGTGCATCATGCTCTGTCATTAAATCTAACAACTTTTTCAGTTCAATCTGGgagtgtttttttcccacacaGACATAACAAATGAGACAGAACTATTGCATGTTAGGAAAACTGGTTTGGTAGCCTAATGTAACTGACTGTATGAcagatttaaaggaatagtgtggcattttgggaaataactTGATTTGCGTTCTTGCTAAGAGTTAGATATGAAGATAAACACCACTCAACACGCaaacgttctcatcccaactcatcacataccgccccttggcgtcatgccccttggcatcactttaggtttaggaaacaaaaccacttactataggtttaggaaaatactacatggttggacttaaaactactacgtttgtgaagtgaaaatgaaattgaacgttgtgaacacgggacacgaacgaacagctgattggatgaaagccttgtgtttgttagacccatgcacctcccctcccgcccgcactttgtgttttttgcaGTTGTATATACGACAAGCATACCTTTACGTTTAGTCAATAGCTGCACCCATTACTGGAAGACAGTTTTATATTCAGTGGAAAATACGTCTAAgttctgtgtttctttgtaaAAGTCCCTTGGCATGCAACACATGAATATCTATTGACAACGTGGTGACTGTTCGTAAAGCTTGCTGAAACTTGTGTTTAACGTCCTTTCATGCCAATAGGGTTGTTACATTATTACTGTGACTGTGtttgtggatattttttttGGAGGTTGATAATAGCAACAGGGATTTTCTTCTctactttgttttttacttccAGAGGAAATAAACATATCGTATCAGTTTATGAGGCAATTGAAAACGGTTCCTCTGTAAAATGGGGTGAATTAATCTAATGCCTACCCACTGCAGTAGAGGAAAAAACACTGAAGAAATGCAGTAATAGGGAAGTGGAAGTCAAACACTGTGCGTTAAGATAATCACAATTCTAtctcttatttatttgatttctcTCATAAGtgcaatttacagttttaaTTTCAACAGCTTATCAATACTGAAATGGGTCAATGTTCACTTTCATTAACACAAAGCAGAAGCTTGTAACTTAAATTAGTGCTTTTGATTTATTATACGTACAGCTTGTACTTTTCATTACCACACCTGTATTGAGTTTTCCTCCCCACGTATACAGAATACTACATATTTAATGTGTGTTTGACTTGGCATGTGATGGTCAGGGTCTCTTCCGCTCAGGGTTTTGGGCCACCAACAGGGCAACAGTCCCCTCATCTCTCTGCCACTGGTACctacagaagaagaaaacatatttgatttttttttttgaggtaataACTGCCAAATCTCTACAACTACAACATCTGAATATTCAGGAGGTGAAATTGCAACACTTTTACCCATTCATTTGTACACTGACTGGAAGAGTTAATATTGACTCACTGGCTCTGTTCAGGAATGAGTAAACTATCTCCTGCAGAAAGACTGGACTCCTGCTCCCCCATAGTTACTCTTGAGGATCCCTCCTGAGAGACAAgaaaaagacacacagagggTCAGACACGGATGCATCGTACTTAGGGACAGCAGCATCTATGACAGCAGCACTGAGAGACTGGGTGGACATATGAAGCTACAGAAGGAAGAGCACATTTAGTGAACCTACCAGTTGCCAAATCCACACTTCACTTGGCCGCACTGAGGTCTCTGTCCGCCCAGGTCCAAATACCATCACCTGTCAGGGTCACAAGACGGAGCGTTACTGCATCTCTTTCTCATCAATCTGCAGAACATCACATCTGCTCCTGTACAGAAGTCTCAATGACAACTCATCTATAATGCAATACTGAACATCCAAACTTAGTCACTGttcctctttttttaaattcaacaaAAAAAGCCAAAGTTTTTCaagtattacagtttttctcaatcgctttggtttaatttttgaaacagtcgtaacattttctaaaccactggttctcaacctttttcgaGTCAAGGACCCCTGAATTGATACACATTAGGTCACGGACCCACATCTGATAAGATTTCCCTTCAGGGACCTCCATTTGAAAggattttggttgttagatatgattaagaccagaattcTAGTTGTCCGTCTACTGCAGATGAGGAGATAAttgtggaggaagtgaaacccatgatcagaatagtcactcttatgactcttactcacattgggctcacttcattccaccaaaatgaaaagtttgtTTGTCATTGTGTGAGCCGTaatggtcaaaatgtttagatgttttttcacCACGGCAGttaaccctggaaatgtttcttaaaatacaaatttctgttttgtttgacTTCTTTGTTGACATTGACTACTTACTTTATTATACCAGAATCTCCATTCTCTCAAGCTGAATGTGTATCGCACTGAGTTTTTAGATTCCCATTTCAGCAGTAGATCAAAGTTTACTGTACAATACCGTAGTacacagtaaatgtatttgtgtactGTAAACAGAACATTCATCTTTGATCTTTCATGTAAAGTGTATACTTATACATATACTGTGAACAGAAACGTTGCCACAAAATATCATCCATGCCAAAAACAAACCTGCAGTAGTTcagcaaaaaacaactaattgtaCCTCCTCACAGTACGTAACACCCTGTCATAGATGTTTATGGGATATACATGTAGTTGGACAGATTTTGCTAAGTGAATGGATAATTTTTTATCTAGAGACAGTGCGTAGACTACGTTAAATCCTTTGAAACAGCAACTATCTGATCaaataaataagattaaaaatCTGAGCCAATCAAGAAATTGAAACAGTAAAACCTTTTTGGAAACACATCTGATAACATGATTCAAGGTACCTCTGTCTCAAACTGAGCTCCGAACACGTCGACGGGATTGCCGCTGGCCAGGGACGGCCTCTGTTTGTCCAGCCAGTCTTTGAAGGAGAAAGGTGACATcatgttcatggtgttcatctGGAACGGAGGTTCTCTGAAGACTTCATCTGCTCACCCAAACAACAACCAGGATGACACCAGTTGAACATTTACAGGGATTAGACTTTAGGTTAGACACAAGACATTTTAACAGGAATCACAAGACATTTCAGAACAACTCACTTGGATCAGGCCTTCCTGTTTTGGCCTGCTTTGATGCCATGAACCTGCAGGGAAAAATCAACCAACAAActgtattaaaacaaataacGTGATCTGTTGGAAACTGTTTGTAAGAGTGTAGATAACAATGAAGACGGAAAGATGTCTTACTCTGTGATTATTGGCACCAGTTGGGTTCCAAGATCCTGACAGTAAAACCATTTCTCAAACAGCGGATCAGTGGTGTTGTCCACGTAGTACCTGAAGGCACCAACAcactactgttaatactgctCTTACatatatctgtctgtctgtttgttacTTTCTCACTGAATCTTATGGTTTATTTGGACACGGTGCACTtctgaaatataaaaaagggAGTCTTTGGATTGCACATCATAGTTTAGTGTACAGTTTTCCTCCACTGATTTGATGCATTTCTCCTGCTGAGATACAATAGTTAACCTCAGGCAGTCGGTCTCAGTCAGCAGCCGTCTCCTCTCCACCACCAGTCCCACGGTGTTGGCCTGTCTCTGGGGGGAGTGGGGGATCCGAGCCGGCAGCAGGAACATCTACAAACCAGAAAGACGTGAATACAGATTGTTAGAGCAAAACAGCGTGAATGAGACAAAGTTCATCGCACACATTTTTACAGACAAACTCCCACTAGAGCACTGTAAATGTGACCAGTTTATTTTCATTAGAAGATAATCCATTGACAGGTGCAGTGACAGAGTGAATTGTACTGCTTTAATGTGGACTTCATATATGATTATAATTGACTTATTATAGAATTTAAAACTatgcaaaagaagaaaaaaacagtatatAGAAGCATATTAGAGCGTTTACCTCCCCCTCTTTGATGTGCACATCCTTGTGGTTGCCATTTTCTATCACCTTCAGACACATGTCCCCCTTCACCATGTAGAACAGCTGTTTAAAGGGGAAATTTTAGGGGAAAATTAGCTGCTATAAGCATAACACACCTGAATCTCTGACCGAACTGTCAGTCGTCACGATGCATTGTGGGTTAAGTAGCGTGAAGATTAAACAGTTctatattttgtatgtatatgtagcaCATGTAAcattgcactatctgtttataccatgtttattttatagcttattttgtaaattgtacattttttattcttattttattctaacgtttatctattctttgttattatactgtttgcctcgcaccaataagccaaagaaaattcctcgtgtataccccttacacctggcaataaacacctttctgattctgattctgattctgatacttttgagacattatacctgaccctataacaaaaacaaactaaaactactgtaaatctaaaactaaacctttcttaAAAATTTAAACTgaactagcaaacacactcaaacaaactaaaaccaaactaaaattaaattgaaaactcaaaagtacaacaaaataaaaaccaaTTAAAAATTCTAAACTATATAACCTTGACTTTGACTCggtaaacttaaaaaaaaaaaaaagccaaacagCAAAGgatgccaacaacaacaacagtgtggtGGAGTTTGCCCTCGTCTGTGGGCGAGAGTCTAGTGGCAGTTGAATGTCAGTATGTGGGGAACTGATTTTATCTATGTACATTGCATACTTTATATTCTGTGAACATTTGCACATTATCTAGACAAATTtgcacatttctgcacaaagcTGCCACTTCAGCTCTTTCATTTcaattcagatatattgtacatatttttgtagtattttttcatattttcattgtaattttcttctatacagcttttgttttaattcagatatattgtacatattttatagtattttttcatattttcattgtaaTTTTCTTCTATACAGCTTTCGTTTTAATTCAgctatattgtacatattttatagttttttatttttattttattgtaattttcttgtatacagctttcattttaattcagatatattgtacatatttttttatttttagtgtaATTTTCTTCTAtcctatatttatgtttcttgttttttgtactattttttttttttaagtaaattttctcttattatgtttatgttatgcaccaatacaccaaagcaaattccttgtacATGAAAACGTACTTGGCAATAAATTCTGATTAATTGTGAAGTGGAGTTAACTGTGAATGTAAAGCAATTAAATCAAGAACTGATGTGCAATCGCTGAGAAAAAGTTACACTCAGTGATTTGTGTTTTCAAGTCTGCATTAAATAATCTCTGGTGGAAGTAAAAATCTtacctcctccccttcctcgaTGTGATAATCTTTCCTGGTATTAGGACCTCCAACAAACATGATATTCAATTGGGAAAAGTGCCTGAGAGAAAAGAATTAAAGACTCACCACACATCCTcaagttagttagttattaaTTTGTCTATGCATCAGAACTGTGCACTTGTACACTGAACACTTGATTGTGATTTGAAGAGATTTTCAATCTGATCAGAGTTTTAAAGTTGTGaataaaatcactgtttttttatcacattttgtaAAGAAGACGCCGATGTaattacacaaatatgatgtgTATGATCACAACTacggatgtcacggtaccagaaatctagttgTCGAtatcaataccagtgaatttacatgattctcgataccaattcaatacaacggtaaaaaaaaaacaataaatcccatgttattcaacacgcactcctttttattaaaacatttgagcattacaaaaaacagaggcatgtagcctttaaataataaataaaaagaaacgtaTATCaacattgcaaaacagaacagtggcatcaagtatttaaaacaaactattgtctggatgtctgtctttgaggtgctttaaattggaagtatttcctcctttggaaagaaaagtacgaCTGCACCGTTACTGCACCGCATACTGGTTTTTACGAATCTATTATGACTCATGTAAGTACTTCCATACCCGactcttgctatttgttttctcaacgagttgaggcggaggtagcgctgcagcagctgtcATCTTTCACGTCTTGTGTTGTTGTTCTCTTCCGTGATGTTACAACgctcttcttccttcatttcatgGCAGATGAGAACACTAGTAAGCGTATAACTGCCCCTATTGGATCCGGAAGAATcgcatctccagtacctccgctccggtaccaaatgaccattacaggcattgTTCGGTACCTTCAGTAAcgaagaaaacgagtaccgtcacataaAAAAAcgcgatatccatctgagattAACTAATAatcattaatgttgaatattaataatatgtaatgttttgagattattccttatttcatctgttattttgggatttatacaatATGATTACATACTTGTATATAAAAGATATTTAAACctgaagcattcgaatagtgatttggaagTCGAATACCAGGGCAACtgtcgaagctttgaagcattcaggtcagccctagGTTTAAACAAGGTGAATTTTTGTAACAATGTGACTCATATCGAAACTAAAACTATACTCACATGAGCTTGTTGCACACTGGTGGCAGGAAATCATTTTTGTTCTCTTCAATCCAGAGATCGACATTCACAAGAGGAGGTCTGATGCTCATTTTCTAAACGTTGTGCTGCAGTATTAAACCTCTCTAACTGGTCTGCTGCTGGTCGGACTGGTCTGAACAATGTAACTGATTAAGAAAGTCCAAAATACAGAAGTAGGGATATGGGAGGGGGGAGCTCTGTTTACCAGAGAGATGAAAGGCCGCTTGCTCTGTCATAATGAGTAACAAATTGTCCTGCAGGAAGTCTGCAGACCGATTGGTATCCATTGCAACACTGCAACATGAAGTCAAGCTGGTAACAGCCACTGTGCACAGATTTCTCCTGGAAAGCCAATACACCATTTAACACGGGGATGCAGGCCTTGAGAGTTGTGCCCGGAGCGATCCCTGTGAGACAAGAACACAATAATATCAGAACTTCAATATTGGGCAAcagaacaaacacagaaaagGTTTAAAATAGCCGAAAATAGGGATGTACTGGAGGTTTATCTCATGAATGTCCATAGTTAaagtacttaatactcttatcaacatgggagttgtcaaatatactgctttatgcaaatagatgtatatatttattattggaaaccaattaacaacacaaaacaatgacaaatatagtccagaaaccctcacaggtactgcatttagcataaaacaatgtgctaaaatcataacatgtcaaactgcagaccaacaggcaacaacagctgtcagtgtgtcagtgtgctgacttgactatgacttgcccccaaactgcatgtgattatcataaagtgggcatgtctgtaaaggggagactcgtgggtacccatagaacccattttcattcacattatcTTGAGGatggaggtcaagggacccctttgaaaatggccatgacagttttgtcctcgccaaaatttagtttggagcattatttatcctcctgtgctagtatgacatggttggtaccaatggattctttagttttttttctagtttcagattgaagccagtatcttcactctagctttaaaactgagcccgctacaacctccgaaagatcaaataGCGGCCGAGGCTCAtttaagttgcgttaatgcgttaaaaagattagtggcgttaaattaAATCAGCGTGTGtcggtgtgctgacttgactatgacttgtcccaaactgcatgtgattatcataaattgggcatgtctgtaaaggggagtccGTGTGTGCAGTATTGTGTCCTTAGGACAAACATTTACGGAGGTTTGGCAAGGACTTTAACCAATTGATGATCACTGACTGACTGTTCATGCTGAAGTTGGTCAAGGTCAATGATGAAAACTATTTATTTGAGGTTATTTTACACCAGGTGTAGCGATTTAGAAAGCCCACTAGATGAAGCTGTTTACCCTGGTGAGAGCAGATAAAAACTGTCAAATTAATTGGTTCCACAGACCAAAACTAATATTGTATTCAGGCAGGACGAttcaactagggatgcaccaatccaactttttcagtcccaatgccgataccgatacctgggctttgagtatcggccgataccgagtactgatccgataccactGATTAATttataagctgtatgcctcactgcgTGGAAGTCACTggatcaggcttgacttaaacattgctttattaactttgtaaaacaaaaatgtagcagataaatacatatataaaaatgtatttaaatgttatttattattataataataaatcatacaccagcaacttggtaaaaaaatcttcaaaattaacagtaattaaaattgtatttaacatataatatttttaatgcaacaaattggtcaaaacttaacaggaattaaaattccagtatttatattatataattgaatttaatagattggcccaattgtcaccgatatctgatccagctattaAAATCGGTATCGGCCCGGTATTtgatatcggtatcggtgcatccgtaGTTTCAACAATGTACTGTAAAGTCAAACATTTCAAAGTTTAACAGTTTCCAGGAAACGTTAAAACACTGGTACAAGTTTCATCATACTTTGTTTACAGTACAAGTTGTAACATTTTGCTTCAACACATGACGGACAACAGTTCAATCAGGTAAATAGCAAAaatatttacatgtatttttttctataaaaattaaaacaaagggAAGGTttgaacttttttcttttcttttattattatttcaaaatgacagtatacatagtaacagcagaaaacattaaaaacatttacatacataagaagcatagcgaaaacataaacaaagggCTAAGCCAAACATAAAATTTAAAAGGACAAAAAagattaaacaaaaccaacatgaaataataataaaaaaaaacacaataaaaagataaaaatattatattttattaagttgGAGAAAATTAGGTATACTATTAAAGGGTCAGCCGAGAAGTTTTCATTGATCTGGCAACCTTTTCTTAGTCACGTTGACTCTTTAGACTCAGATAACTTTGTGGCTGATTAAAgtttgatgtatgtgtgtgtatgtatgtgtatatgtatgtacgtatatgtatgtacatatatgtatgtgtatgtatatgtatgtgtatatatatgtatatggatATTTGACCAGGAACATTTCAAAGGAAAAGTGCCCTAAATGACAGGGTGTAACGTCCTAGACCTCTATCAATTTatcaaggcaaggcaaggcaaggcagctttatttgtatagcacatttcaacaacagggcaattcaaagtgctttacagaaacattcaagaacattgcgacaaaatgcaaaagaacattaagaaataattaaaacagttataaaaacataaaaacattaaaatattaaaaattagaaaataaaaacaagctaaaaataaaagctaggatagaaactaaaattgcataaaactcaaaagagtagaagttatagtgcagtgtcagaataaaaggcacccgcaaacaggaacgttttaagctttgttttaaaagaagtgagagttggagcggtcctgcaggtttctgggtttctatcatgatttatgtttatttattattattattattatttatttttatttatttatctatgtatttatattcactcttgtacactttatatatatatatatatttatttttttttctgagtgccCTCCgggtattgtcatgggtgggtgggatatataccagtccaaacatgtttgtgcaatggatTGTAAGAGTTGTATtagcaaaatgtataaataaactctgtttaaaaaaaaaaaaaaaaaagataaaaataaataaataatcatacaaaaagattatttttttcacttaacaactttaaagatattgcatacattcattgttttcattgctttcttcttcttcttcttcttcttcttcttctgttgtcaACATTTCCTCGCTGCTGGTTCATAAGAAGTGCTTCCGGGTCAGAGGAAGGTTTGAACTGCTCCTCTCCATTGTTGTAATCAGGTCGAGGCTGT encodes:
- the LOC141774339 gene encoding transmembrane protein 229B-like — protein: MEARTLNARRTQGSNDQGTVVEDEAPAAPHGSGPLSAAARLYVYALHGCLCEVAFTAVWDWCSTQDRRLEGHSSLWALPMYATAIYLMEILGARLMAERLPLPVRLTAYTAFIYLWEFSWGAGLRLLGACPWDYSGYRYNLGGLVTLEYALPWTVAAFIAEQHVIRNTLRIRLHN
- the haao gene encoding 3-hydroxyanthranilate 3,4-dioxygenase, whose product is MSIRPPLVNVDLWIEENKNDFLPPVCNKLMHFSQLNIMFVGGPNTRKDYHIEEGEELFYMVKGDMCLKVIENGNHKDVHIKEGEMFLLPARIPHSPQRQANTVGLVVERRRLLTETDCLRYYVDNTTDPLFEKWFYCQDLGTQLVPIITEFMASKQAKTGRPDPNEVFREPPFQMNTMNMMSPFSFKDWLDKQRPSLASGNPVDVFGAQFETEVMVFGPGRTETSVRPSEVWIWQLEGSSRVTMGEQESSLSAGDSLLIPEQSQYQWQRDEGTVALLVAQNPERKRP